A region from the Clostridium beijerinckii genome encodes:
- the glpK gene encoding glycerol kinase, whose protein sequence is MKKYILALDQGTTSSRAIIFDKEQNILGVSQKEFTQIYPNQGWVEHNPLEIWSTQYGVLQEVMAKCNVTQDEIAGIGITNQRETTVVWDKNTGEPVYNAIVWQCRRTAAIVEELKKDEEFGDYVKENTGLLLDAYFSGTKIKWILDNVEGARERAEKGELLFGTIDTWLVWKLTSGKVHVTDYTNASRTMLYNIEELKWDERIIEKLNIPKSMLPEVKNSSEVYGYTNLGGTGGVRVPIAGMAGDQQCALFGQTCFEAGSVKNTYGTGCFLLMNTGEKMIHSKNGLVTTIAVGIDGKVQYALEGSVFVGGAVIQWIRDELELVNDAADTEYFAKKVEDNGGVYIVPAFVGLGAPYWDMYARGAIFGLTRGANRNHIIRAALESIAYQSKDLIDAMQEDSGCKLTSLRVDGGASRNNLLMQFQADITGTEVVRPIITETTALGAAYLAGLAVGFWESKEEIAQKWSVSQAYTPNLSEDKKEKYYKGWKKAVERTKGWEEE, encoded by the coding sequence ATGAAAAAATATATATTAGCATTAGATCAAGGAACTACAAGTTCAAGAGCAATAATTTTTGATAAAGAACAAAATATACTTGGAGTAAGTCAAAAAGAATTTACTCAAATTTATCCAAATCAAGGATGGGTTGAACACAATCCATTAGAAATATGGTCAACTCAATATGGAGTTTTGCAAGAAGTAATGGCAAAGTGCAATGTAACTCAAGACGAAATAGCTGGTATAGGAATTACAAATCAAAGAGAAACAACAGTAGTTTGGGATAAAAACACTGGTGAACCAGTATATAATGCAATAGTATGGCAATGTAGAAGAACAGCTGCTATAGTAGAAGAACTTAAAAAAGATGAAGAATTTGGAGACTATGTTAAAGAAAATACAGGTTTATTATTAGATGCATATTTTTCAGGAACTAAGATAAAATGGATTTTAGATAATGTAGAGGGTGCACGAGAAAGAGCAGAAAAAGGTGAATTATTATTTGGTACAATTGATACTTGGTTAGTATGGAAACTTACAAGTGGTAAAGTGCATGTAACCGATTATACAAATGCATCTAGAACAATGCTTTATAATATAGAAGAATTAAAATGGGATGAAAGAATTATAGAAAAGCTTAATATTCCAAAGTCAATGTTACCTGAAGTTAAAAATTCATCAGAAGTTTATGGATATACAAATCTTGGAGGCACAGGGGGAGTTAGAGTTCCAATAGCTGGTATGGCAGGAGATCAACAATGTGCATTATTCGGACAAACTTGTTTTGAAGCTGGTAGTGTTAAAAACACTTATGGAACAGGTTGTTTCTTACTTATGAATACAGGAGAAAAAATGATTCACAGTAAAAACGGATTAGTAACAACTATTGCAGTTGGTATAGATGGAAAAGTTCAATATGCGTTAGAAGGTTCGGTATTTGTTGGTGGTGCTGTTATTCAATGGATTAGAGATGAGCTTGAATTAGTTAATGATGCAGCAGATACAGAATATTTTGCTAAAAAAGTAGAAGATAATGGTGGTGTATATATTGTTCCAGCATTTGTTGGACTTGGAGCTCCATATTGGGATATGTATGCAAGAGGAGCTATCTTTGGTTTAACAAGAGGTGCTAATAGAAATCATATAATCAGAGCAGCCCTAGAATCTATAGCATATCAATCAAAAGATCTTATTGATGCAATGCAAGAAGATTCAGGATGCAAACTTACAAGTCTTAGAGTTGATGGTGGAGCTAGTAGAAATAATCTATTAATGCAATTCCAAGCAGATATTACAGGAACAGAAGTTGTAAGACCTATAATAACTGAAACAACAGCTCTTGGTGCTGCATATTTAGCAGGATTAGCTGTAGGTTTCTGGGAATCAAAGGAAGAGATTGCTCAAAAATGGTCTGTAAGTCAAGCTTATACTCCAAATTTATCTGAAGATAAGAAAGAAAAATATTATAAAGGTTGGAAGAAAGCTGTAGAAAGAACAAAAGGCTGGGAAGAAGAATAA
- a CDS encoding FAD/NAD(P)-binding oxidoreductase, whose protein sequence is MYDVAIIGAGVVGSSIFRELTKYNLKVVMLEKEKDVSMGSSKANSAIVHAGYDPKEGSLMAKYNVKGNELMEDLCKELSVPFKKNGSLIIAFNDEDMETVKSLYENGTKIGVKNLEVLTKEEVLEKEPNLSEEIVGALYAPTGGIVGPFELTIALAENGVANGGEIKLEKDVISIEKNDKFKITTKDGEIIESKFVINSAGLYADKVHNLICKESFKITPRSGEYFVMDKSQGNVVTHTIFQCPSKLGKGILVTPTVHGNLLVGPDAIDLDDKEDVGTTGDGLNQVREAAMLTTKKVNFREGIRNFAGLRATPDTGDFIVEENSEVKGFVDVAGMKSPGLSSAPAIALDVVNILDKAGCKLEKKTNFKAKREQVHFMELSPNEKARLIKQNPQYGRIVCRCENITEGEIIDAIKRSFGVLSIDGIKRRCRPGMGRCQGGFCGPRVQEIIAREFNVPLEDVVQEKSGSYILLGKTK, encoded by the coding sequence ATGTATGATGTAGCAATAATTGGAGCTGGAGTCGTTGGAAGTTCTATTTTTAGAGAATTAACTAAATACAATTTAAAGGTTGTTATGTTAGAAAAAGAAAAAGATGTATCAATGGGAAGTAGTAAGGCTAATTCAGCAATAGTTCATGCTGGATATGATCCTAAAGAAGGGAGTTTAATGGCAAAATATAATGTAAAAGGCAATGAACTAATGGAAGATCTTTGCAAAGAATTAAGTGTACCCTTTAAGAAAAATGGATCATTAATAATAGCATTTAATGATGAAGATATGGAAACAGTAAAATCTCTTTATGAAAATGGAACAAAAATAGGAGTAAAGAACTTAGAAGTTTTAACTAAAGAAGAAGTTTTAGAAAAAGAACCAAATCTTAGTGAAGAAATAGTAGGTGCGTTATATGCACCAACTGGTGGTATAGTAGGTCCATTTGAACTTACAATTGCATTAGCTGAAAATGGAGTAGCTAATGGAGGAGAAATTAAATTAGAAAAAGATGTTATTTCAATAGAAAAAAATGATAAATTTAAAATTACTACTAAAGATGGTGAAATTATAGAATCTAAATTTGTTATAAATTCTGCAGGGCTTTATGCAGATAAAGTTCATAATTTAATTTGTAAAGAAAGTTTTAAAATTACTCCAAGAAGTGGAGAATATTTCGTAATGGATAAAAGCCAAGGGAACGTGGTAACTCATACAATATTTCAATGTCCATCTAAATTAGGTAAAGGTATTTTAGTTACACCAACAGTTCATGGAAATTTATTAGTTGGACCAGATGCTATAGATTTAGATGATAAAGAAGATGTAGGAACTACAGGAGATGGATTAAATCAAGTACGCGAAGCTGCAATGCTTACCACTAAAAAAGTTAATTTTAGAGAAGGTATAAGAAACTTTGCAGGACTTAGAGCTACACCAGATACAGGAGATTTTATAGTAGAAGAAAATAGTGAAGTTAAAGGCTTTGTTGATGTTGCAGGAATGAAATCACCAGGATTATCTTCAGCACCAGCTATAGCACTTGACGTTGTAAATATATTAGATAAAGCAGGATGTAAATTAGAGAAAAAAACAAACTTTAAAGCAAAGAGAGAACAAGTTCATTTTATGGAATTGTCACCTAATGAAAAGGCTAGATTAATAAAGCAAAATCCACAGTATGGAAGAATAGTGTGTAGGTGTGAAAACATAACAGAAGGTGAAATTATAGATGCAATAAAGAGAAGCTTTGGAGTACTTTCAATAGATGGAATTAAGAGAAGATGCAGACCAGGAATGGGAAGGTGCCAAGGCGGTTTTTGTGGACCAAGAGTTCAAGAAATAATAGCAAGAGAGTTTAATGTTCCACTTGAAGATGTAGTTCAAGAAAAATCAGGTTCATATATCTTATTAGGAAAAACAAAGTAG
- a CDS encoding pyridine nucleotide-disulfide oxidoreductase, producing MSYELIVVGGGPAGLAAAYEAYNNGIKKILILERDKELGGILNQCIHNGFGLHTFKEELTGPEYAGRFIEMIEDTNVEVKLDTMVLDIKKDKTVHAINSEEGYMELETKAIILAMGCRERTRGAINIPGDRPSGVFNAGAAQRYINIEGHMPGKEVLILGSGDIGLIMARRMTLEGAKVKAVVELCPYSNGLNRNIVQCLNDYDIPLYLSHTIVDIIGKERLEKVVIAKVDEKKQPIKGTEIEFDVDTLLLSVGLIPENELSYNAGLEPDRRTNGLRVTESMETSVDGIFACGNVVHVHDLVDFVTQESKHAGFSAAKYIKGELKKDKYVNIINGQNVNYTVPQRLNIEAVDDKLTVFMRVNNIYHDKVLIVRCNDEVIAKFKRAHLAPSEMEKVILNKVLLDKVKGDITISLEDGE from the coding sequence ATGAGTTATGAATTAATAGTAGTAGGTGGAGGCCCAGCAGGTCTTGCTGCAGCATATGAAGCATATAATAATGGAATTAAAAAAATATTGATTTTAGAAAGAGATAAAGAATTAGGTGGAATATTAAACCAATGTATTCATAATGGTTTTGGACTTCATACTTTTAAAGAAGAACTTACAGGACCAGAGTATGCTGGAAGATTTATTGAAATGATAGAAGACACAAATGTTGAAGTTAAACTTGATACAATGGTTTTGGATATAAAAAAGGATAAAACAGTTCATGCAATAAATTCTGAAGAGGGATATATGGAACTTGAAACTAAGGCTATAATTCTTGCAATGGGTTGTAGAGAAAGAACTAGAGGGGCTATAAATATTCCAGGTGATAGACCATCAGGTGTATTTAATGCAGGTGCGGCACAAAGATATATAAATATAGAGGGCCATATGCCAGGAAAAGAAGTTCTTATTTTAGGATCAGGAGATATTGGACTTATAATGGCTAGAAGAATGACTCTTGAGGGTGCTAAAGTTAAAGCAGTTGTAGAGTTGTGTCCTTACTCAAACGGATTAAATAGAAATATAGTTCAATGTTTAAATGATTATGATATTCCATTATATTTATCACATACTATAGTTGATATTATAGGAAAAGAAAGATTAGAAAAAGTAGTCATAGCAAAAGTAGATGAAAAAAAGCAACCAATAAAAGGTACAGAAATAGAATTTGATGTGGATACACTATTGCTATCTGTTGGATTAATTCCAGAAAATGAATTATCATATAATGCTGGACTTGAACCGGACAGAAGAACTAATGGATTAAGAGTTACTGAAAGTATGGAGACTTCTGTAGATGGAATTTTTGCATGCGGTAATGTTGTTCATGTTCATGATTTAGTTGATTTTGTTACACAAGAGTCAAAACATGCAGGTTTTTCAGCAGCAAAATACATTAAGGGAGAACTTAAAAAAGATAAATATGTAAACATAATTAATGGACAAAATGTTAACTATACAGTACCACAAAGATTAAATATAGAAGCTGTTGATGATAAATTAACTGTATTTATGAGAGTGAATAATATATACCATGATAAAGTGTTGATTGTAAGATGTAATGATGAGGTTATAGCTAAATTTAAAAGAGCACATTTAGCACCGTCAGAAATGGAAAAAGTGATTTTAAATAAGGTGTTATTAGATAAAGTTAAAGGTGATATAACAATATCATTAGAGGATGGTGAATAA
- a CDS encoding molybdopterin oxidoreductase produces MEKELICISCPNGCHLKVDAEANKVTGNKCPKGVEYGINEVTHPVRVITSTVKVENGEIPVVPVKTNAAIPKELNFKCMEEINKVKINAPVKIGDVVIENVLGTGVDIVVTRNVKE; encoded by the coding sequence ATGGAAAAAGAATTAATTTGTATATCTTGTCCTAATGGATGTCATTTAAAAGTAGATGCTGAAGCAAATAAGGTAACAGGAAATAAGTGTCCCAAAGGTGTTGAATATGGAATAAACGAAGTTACACACCCTGTTAGGGTAATAACTTCAACAGTTAAAGTTGAAAATGGCGAGATACCAGTAGTTCCTGTAAAAACTAATGCAGCAATTCCAAAGGAACTTAATTTTAAGTGTATGGAAGAAATCAATAAAGTGAAAATAAATGCTCCAGTTAAAATTGGAGATGTTGTAATAGAAAATGTACTTGGAACGGGTGTAGATATTGTTGTTACTAGAAATGTAAAAGAATAA